The following DNA comes from Fusarium fujikuroi IMI 58289 draft genome, chromosome FFUJ_chr03.
GTCAGTTCCACGTGGTGTCGTTACATGGTTCTCTGTGACTCTGAGCTTAAGAGCTTACATCATATAACGGTGGTAGCACTATAAAATGCCATCGAAGAAGTACGGCATTTCTTTGCCAGGTAATTCAAATGGTCGTAGATGAATAGATAGTACCTGGCTTCATAGATAATCCACATCAGAGCCTGGTATCACAGGCTAATATATCTCCAGACATTATGGTTGATACTGGTGACCTGGTCTACAGCCCGAGTGACCTATGCATAGTAGCTTTTGGCTCTCCCTTTGCTCTGACTTGTTGAGGCTTCTCTGTCCGCACCGGAACAATATTATGGACATCGTCTTATGTACCATTTCAGTATCTGCTTTCGTCCCTCATGGGTAGCGGGAAGCACGAAGctataaactaaaaaagataatcACATACCCTACCAATACCAACGACCTGAGAGAAATACCATAAATGGAAAGCCAGGACTCTACTACTAACTTATGCCACAGTCTGGAAATATCCAATTTGAACTCTATCACTACCCTCGTCGCCATCGTGATACTGGCATGGAAACTACGAATGCGACTGACCTCAAATCTGTGGCATTGACTCAGCCATCCAACACTACTAAGCTTGACCCATGCTGCTTCACCAAAAGTTCAATGTCGCACCTCGCCCAGGAATGACGACGCCCCCTCATGGCTCAGATATTGGCTAAGCCTTAAACTTACCCTCCCAACCCTTCAATCTCTCACTCAGCCCGCCCCCTCCATCAACGCCAACTGAGGTTCTTATGTACCTTATACCGGCGGCTTAGCCAGCACACCATCTCAATGTTCTAGCTGTGTCAGGAACAAATCGTCCATAAGCATCTGGTCATGTCTCTTTCAACACCCCTAGTCTCCTAACACCCAAACTAATCCCAAGCCTCTTTGATCCCTCTGTGACTTAGGGCATCAGGCTAAAGCCGGCTGACCTGGTCACGTCAACCAATAGTCTTGCTcatctcttggcttcttccacGACGGCATCATTGGGAGCAAAAAAAAGTATCACTTCCCTCCAGGGGCTCATAAGCCACGACGAGTGACCTCTGAAACGATCCTTGTTAACATTGCGATCTGTGCACGTTCACGATAAGGATTCCATATTCTGGGACAGTGGCAATCCATGATTATTAGGGTACCACAACAGTGTTACAAGAGGACAACTAGAAGCACCAAGGGTTTGAACAGATAGAGGATATCATGTATTACAACAATCTCCAATTCTTCAGCATGATTGCCTCAGATCACATAACCTTCAAGCCAAGTgaagtctttttttcttccaaCCATACCGTAAAATCAAAAATGCATATGGGCAAATGCCCTTGATCTTCCAACGCCATGTCCAGACTCCTACGTGAAAGCAAAAAAACAGTACATGTTCAATCTCATTTCGAATGAGAATAacaggcattctttatatgAAACCCTTTCCCTCTATCAGAGGCCGCTGAAAGATGTGATATCTCTAGAACAAGGGTGAGAGAAACATAGGGGCTCCAGAAAGGAGAAGCAGCCATGAAAAGTAAAGATGAGTTCCTATACTCAAACAAATGCAGATGCATCATCTGCCCAAAACGCCGCCTCGCTATGCTCCATGATATCGTTGCAAATGCcaataaaaagtaaaatacgAAGTGGTCGAGCTTGAATCCTCAGACTCAGCTCAACAGAAGAATTGAATCATACCGAGGAGTCCAGCATGCTCCCACAGTAGAGAGGGTATATGGGTATCATATGGATGTTGTCTTCCAGGTCTAACTCTGCTGGTATCGCATCTTCGATTTCAGCCCAAGGTCCGACCACTATGTATGGCTTGAGCCTGAGGGGCGTGGATAGGAGTGTGTGCTGTGCGCATAGCTGTACCGGATGGGACATTAGGTGTGGAAAAATCTGCCGGGCGGCTGGTAGTCCAAGTCTCTTCGCTCAAGACAGAAAGGTAGCTATTACCGACAGTATTACGCAACGCCTCAATCTTCTGACGGTACATttcaccaccagcatccCAGTCCTGGGATTCCTTCCAAGTGGAAGCGTCATCGTTAGATGAGTAAGCAGCTGGGATGTTGGTAAAGATGTTGGTGTCAAGTCGTGGTACTTCAGGTGAGCTGACAACTTGCGAGTCGGTCGATAATGTGGGCGGCGACAAAACCTGGCCTTCAGGTTGCTGGGATATCCGGTAGTTTCCGTCGTTAGTGAGCGGAGACTTGGGCTGCTTACTAGCCGGCTTCGCTACTTGAACCTCGACTGGGGTTGGGAAGGATGGGGTATCAGAAGTGGCCAAATCCACGATTCGCCTCTTTGGAGTCTTTCGCCGACGTGTCGAGCTGGTGTTGATTTCACTCATGACAGCCTTAGGCGTAGGCCGTTCCTTTCGGAGGACAGCTGGCTCTTTGGGAGGGTTGAAAATAATGGCAGGCTTGCTGACATCGACAGTAGGTACCTCAGGGACCTGTGGCTTGACGACAGGGATGGAGTCGGGGATAGGGGGGCGGTCAACCATTGATCGTCTTTCAACGTAACTTGGACCACTGCCATCAATAATCACGTCGTCAGTATAGCCTGTAGCTTTGCGGAAGAGGTTAAAGATGGTGATGCGATAATCCTTGTGGGTACGAGTAAAGGGATTGCCCTCAACCCAAATCTCGTGGATGTCGGGGATACCTGTCAATCTCGCCAGTTCCATTGGGTCGACTAGACGGTTATCTCTCAAATCGAGTCTCTCAAGAGGAACCAACttctcaacgccagcaaGGCTCTGGAGCCTGTTTGCTCGAAGGTTGAGAGCTGTGATGGCAGGAAGAGGGTTGCGGGTCAATGACTGGAGAGAGTCGATCATACAGTGAGACAAGTTTAGAGCTCTGAGGGCGGTTAGGGTAGCCAAACTGTCTGGAACCTGGCTAAAGAGGTTGGAGGAAATATCCAGAGAGTAGAGTGTGTTGGATAGGGGTGAGAGACTATTTTGCGGAATAGAGGTCATGGAATTGTCAGCCAGACTCAAATGTCGCAAAAAGCGCCACTTTGAAGTGGGGAGGACGCCCATGGCAAGTAAGTTACCAGAGCTACCTCGAGAATGGTGATGAACTGTCCAAGAATCGGAAAGGCTGGAATGAGAGCTACCAGATCCGGATCGCCTCATGCGGTGATGGTTACCTCGAACAGGATGTGATTGCGTTCGAGAGCTGGTAGGGCGCGGAGGTGAGTTGCTCCTGGGACGAGAAGATTTGTGCACAGTTTGTGGGGTGTCATCTTGCTCGTCATCCTTGCTCAAAGACTGCCTACGGCTGCTCTCTTCGATAGCATGTTCACTTGGGGTCAACGAACCGACCCGCATGTCGACGTGTGCACCAGGAGAGCTTGGAGCAGACACGGCTCGGTGAAGCTCGGGGTGGGCAATATTACGACGAGGACTGCCACTACCCGTCCAAACTGAAGTGGGCGAGGATTGGGATTTGGAGACTCGTCGACGGCGTTTGTCCATATCATCCAAGACGATGTCAATCAAGATGTCCGCGGGGTCCTCAATACCGGCACGTTTCAGAGTAAGAGAACGTAGCTGATCGGCTAGACGATCCCAGCCAAAGAATTACCGGAAGTCGATGCTGCTAACTTCGAGAGCCTGCAGATTCTTGAAAACGTATAGGGGTACAGCCGAATCAAATGGAAACTCTTCATAACCTCGAATCAGGCGGGCACGCCAATCTGGAGCCAATCTCAAGCAAGGAATCTTGGTAAAAGCAGAATAGAGGTATTTCATGTCAGCTTCCAGGGCGGCTTTTTGGCGTTCGGTCCGGGCAGCGGATATACTGGCCCCGATACCGAAACTCGACCATAATGCAGACATGCCCGACATGACACTTCGTATACTCGAGACAGAGTGTATTGAATCAATATCCGAGCCTTTGCTCCTCGATCGCTGGGTATTACTGAGGAAAGAAACATAGTTGGCAGAGGATGAACTGTCGTGGAGATTTTCAAGCCGGACTTTCATAGGACCGACACTGATGCCGAGTTCTTCGAAGCGGGAAAGCAGGTAAAATAGGTGATGAGGCGTGAGAGCCAATTTTACAGATTTGGCATTATGTGATGTGAAGTTTAGGGTTCCGAGCGACAATGCAGCTGCGAGCGAACTCGATGTGGAAGCGGAGGTAGATGGTCGTTCGGGAAGCGAAGTGGAAGTTTGGGAGAGGAGGGTCGCTGAGCCTGTACTCTGAGATGGCTTATGACGGACTTGGCGGCGTAGTTGAAGAGCGTTGGCCAAAGCCTTCTCGTGCGTCCGAACATAGCCGGCAAGTTGCTATCATTACCAGTCAGTTAACGTGACCAACAAGAATGCAAATATGCTGAATGCCCACCTTTATGAACAGTTCTCCGTCTTCTGAATCCATGATTATTGCCCACAATACATGAAAGGCCCGAGAAGGATAAGAATATGTGGTTCGGAGGACGAAGGAGTGGAATTCGCAATGCCAAATAGGAAAGGGACCGCTTCTATTATATCGAGGGGCTGTGATGTCGACCTATTTCACTAACGAGTTAGTgacttgtcaagcttgaaaAGTTGGCCAAGTACAAAACGCAAAGCAGATGCGAGGCGAATAGAACACaatgtcttgtcttcctcgaGCACTCAAAGTGAAATGTAAGCGAGCAGGAAGACAACTGCCAGTGGCTCAAAGGAGAAATGAGGT
Coding sequences within:
- a CDS encoding related to Leucine Rich Repeat domain protein; amino-acid sequence: MDSEDGELFIKQLAGYVRTHEKALANALQLRRQVRHKPSQSTGSATLLSQTSTSLPERPSTSASTSSSLAAALSLGTLNFTSHNAKSVKLALTPHHLFYLLSRFEELGISVGPMKVRLENLHDSSSSANYVSFLSNTQRSRSKGSDIDSIHSVSSIRSVMSGMSALWSSFGIGASISAARTERQKAALEADMKYLYSAFTKIPCLRLAPDWRARLIRGYEEFPFDSAVPLYVFKNLQALELRSLTLKRAGIEDPADILIDIVLDDMDKRRRRVSKSQSSPTSVWTGSGSPRRNIAHPELHRAVSAPSSPGAHVDMRVGSLTPSEHAIEESSRRQSLSKDDEQDDTPQTVHKSSRPRSNSPPRPTSSRTQSHPVRGNHHRMRRSGSGSSHSSLSDSWTVHHHSRGSSGNLLAMGVLPTSKWRFLRHLSLADNSMTSIPQNSLSPLSNTLYSLDISSNLFSQVPDSLATLTALRALNLSHCMIDSLQSLTRNPLPAITALNLRANRLQSLAGVEKLVPLERLDLRDNRLVDPMELARLTGIPDIHEIWVEGNPFTRTHKDYRITIFNLFRKATGYTDDVIIDGSGPSYVERRSMVDRPPIPDSIPVVKPQVPEVPTVDVSKPAIIFNPPKEPAVLRKERPTPKAVMSEINTSSTRRRKTPKRRIVDLATSDTPSFPTPVEVQVAKPASKQPKSPLTNDGNYRISQQPEGQVLSPPTLSTDSQVVSSPEVPRLDTNIFTNIPAAYSSNDDASTWKESQDWDAGGEMYRQKIEALRNTVGNSYLSVLSEETWTTSRPADFSTPNVPSGTAMRTAHTPIHAPQAQAIHSGRTLG